One Streptomyces sp. CG4 genomic window, TCGCCGCGGAATCCCTGCGCCCCTTCGTCGACCCCGAGCGCTGGCTGGACGTGGGCACAGGGTACGGCTACTTCCCGGAGGCAGCGCGACAGGTATTCCCGAAGAGCACGTTCCACGGCCTGGACCTGGGTGAAGGGGTGGCGTTCGCCGAAGCGGAAGGGCGAGTCGACCAGGCTCTGCGGGGCCTGTTCACGGACTTGGCCCCTTCCCTGGCAGGGCGGTACGACGTGGTGAGCATGCACCACTATCTGGAGCACACACCTGATCCTCGCGCGCAACTGTCGGCCGCACACACCGCGTTGGCCCCCGGCGGGCTGCTCCAGATCGAGGTTCCGGACCCGGGGTCGGCGTATTCCTGGATGCTGGGCCGCTGGTGGGTGCCGTGGTTCCAGCCCCAGCATCTGCACCTGATGCCCTGTCGTAACCTGCAACAGGCGCTGGAGGAGGCTGGCTTCACCGTGATGGGGACCGAACGCAGGGTGGCGCACCGGCCGGTGGACCTTGCCGGCGCTGTGGTGTTCCTGCTCTCCCACCTGTTGCCCCGGGATGATGCGCCCTGGCATGCTCAGCCGCCGTCCGCCACGGCCCGGTGCATGCGGAAGGTCCTGTGGAGGAGCAGTTTGCCGGCCGTGCTGGCCGCGTACGCGCTCGACCTGTGCTTCGCCCCGGTCGCCCGGCGTGCGGGCTTCTCCAACGCCTACAGGCTCCTTGCACGCCGGAACTGAAGCGTTCCGGTCATGGGCGTGCCGCGAGTGCTTCGAGGTGCCCGGCGGCCGCACCGGTGCCTCCCGCCGCGCGCAGGCGGTCCCGCAGTCGCCGGGCGGCAGCCTGGTGGTCCGGCCCGTCCAGAACGGTGTCGAGCGCCGCTCCCAGCCGTACGCGGTCGGCGCGGCCGAAGCGCACCCGCACCGCCGCACCCGCAGCCGTGATCCGGGCGGCCACGAAGGGCTGGTCGTCGCGGATGGGAGCGACCACGAGCGGAACCCCGTGCCACAGAGATTCGGTGACGGTGTTGTGACCCGCATGGCAGATCACAGCGGACATCCGGGGCAGCAGGTCGAGTTGGGGGACCCTCAGCAGGGTGAGCACGGTGGCGTCCGCCGCCCCGGCGAGCATCCCGGCCGGGTCGATGACCACGGCCTGCATGCGGTGCGCCCGATTCCGTACCGCTGCCGTGCACTCGGCCAGGAAGCGGCTGCCGGTGTCGGTGTTGACGGTCCCGAGGGAGACCAGGACGGTGGCCCGGTTCCGGTCGAGCCATTCCCAGGGGAATTGCGGCGCCGCACGGCGGGTGTGGAGGGCGGGGCCCACGAATCGCACGTTGGGCGCGGACGTGTCCACCAGCTCGGCGACGGTGTAAGCCAGTACGAGCTCCGGGGAGAACCTCGGATCGTGCGTGGCCCCGGGGTCACCGAACCGCTCGCGCAGCCCCGTCAGGAGGGAG contains:
- a CDS encoding class I SAM-dependent methyltransferase; amino-acid sequence: MTRAEQIAAFRPRYQQDLVSSIERFFEPRRDTCPWCESDRLRERLRTTDLLQHKPGTFVIDRCLACGHHFQNPQLNELGLEFYYRDCYDGLGRETAESLLGAPRSRKRHRVAAESLRPFVDPERWLDVGTGYGYFPEAARQVFPKSTFHGLDLGEGVAFAEAEGRVDQALRGLFTDLAPSLAGRYDVVSMHHYLEHTPDPRAQLSAAHTALAPGGLLQIEVPDPGSAYSWMLGRWWVPWFQPQHLHLMPCRNLQQALEEAGFTVMGTERRVAHRPVDLAGAVVFLLSHLLPRDDAPWHAQPPSATARCMRKVLWRSSLPAVLAAYALDLCFAPVARRAGFSNAYRLLARRN
- a CDS encoding glycosyltransferase; amino-acid sequence: MSRFLFVVPPLAGHINPAAAVAAELAARGHRVAWAAVPGTVRDIAVGGAEVYPCAAPARVHRPSALRGAAALRFLWEDFLLPLAAAMTPGTRKAVDEFRPDVLVADQQALAGALAAERFGVRWATSATTPAEVGGSTATLPKVEAWVRSLLTGLRERFGDPGATHDPRFSPELVLAYTVAELVDTSAPNVRFVGPALHTRRAAPQFPWEWLDRNRATVLVSLGTVNTDTGSRFLAECTAAVRNRAHRMQAVVIDPAGMLAGAADATVLTLLRVPQLDLLPRMSAVICHAGHNTVTESLWHGVPLVVAPIRDDQPFVAARITAAGAAVRVRFGRADRVRLGAALDTVLDGPDHQAAARRLRDRLRAAGGTGAAAGHLEALAARP